Part of the Streptomyces sp. f51 genome is shown below.
CGCCGCGCCTGCGGGACCGTACGAAACGGCCGACGGCCTGGGCGAAGAAGAGGGGGGTGGAGATGGTGGTGGCGTACACGCCGACCGCCAGGCGGGGCACGTCGACGCCCTCGGACACCATGCGGACGGCGACCATCCAGCGGTCGTCGCTCGCCGAGAAGTCGTCGATCCGCTGGGAGGCGCCGGTGTCGTCGGACAGCACGAGAGTCGCCCTGGTGCCGGTGATCTCGCGGATCAGCTTGGCGTAGGCGCGTGCGGACTCCTGGTCCGAGGCGATGACGAGCGCCCCGGCGTCCGGGATGCCCTTGCGCACCTCGGTCAGGCGCTGGTCGGCGGCGCGCAGCACGCTCGGCATCCACTCGCCGCGCGGGTCGAGCGCGGTGCGCCAGGCCTGGCTGACGGCGTCCTTGGTCATCGGCTCGCCGAGGCGCGCGGCGATCTCGTCGCCCGCCTTGGTGCGCCAGCGCATGTTGCCGCTGTAGGAGAGGAAGATGACCGGCCGCACGACGTGGTCGGCCAGGGCGTTGCCGTAGCCGTAGGTGTAGTCGGCCGAGGAGCGCCGGATGCCGTCGTTGCCCTCTTCGTACGTCACGAAGGGGATGGGGTTCGTGTCGGAGCGGAACGGCGTACCCGTGAGCGCGAGCCGGCGGGTGGCGGGCTCGAACGCCTCCAGGCACGCCTCGCCCCAGGACTTGCTGTCACCGGCGTGGTGGATCTCGTCGAGGATGACGAGGGTCTTGCGCTGCTCGGAGCGGTTGCGGTGGAGCATCGGGCGCACGCCGACACCGGCGTACGTCACGGCGACGCCCTGGTACTCCTTGCTGAGGGGCCCGGCGCTGTACTCGGGATCGAGTTTGATCCCTATCCGCGCGGCCGCCTCGGCCCACTGCTTCTTCAGGTGCTCGGTCGGCGCGACGACGGTCACCTGCTGCACGACGTGGTGGTGCAGCAGCCAGGACGCGAGGGTCAGCGCGAACGTCGTCTTACCGGCGCCGGGGGTGGCTACGGCGAGGAAGTCGCGCGGCTGCTCCTGGATGTACCTCTCCATCGCCCCCTGCTGCCAGGCGCGCAGCTTGTTGGCTGTGCCCCAGGGAGCCCGGCCGGGGAAGGCCGGCGAGAGGTGGTGGGTGTGCGAGGAGGTGCTGGCGGCGGTGGTAGTCACGGTCTCCGGTCTGGGTGTCGATTGGGAGCGTCCGGGTCCGCGCGCGGCGCGTCGGACGGGGCCTGACGGGAGGCGCGCGGGCGGCTCGGCTACGTATGACAACCGGGCCACCCTACCGGCGCCCGGCTCACGGCGGCGTGCGGACGAGGCCGGGTCGGCGGTGGATGGGACTGACGTCACAGATCACCCGCGCGCACCACCGGTACCCCGGGCGGCCCTCCGTACGCGTCACCGCACGAGCCGTCCGCGCCGGTCCCGTCAGCCCGTTCCCGCCGGTTCCCGCAGGCGTGTGGTCACCCAGGCTCCCAGCAGCGCCACCCCCGCCATGGGCAGGAACACCGCGGCGAAGGCCGCCGGGTGCGAGGCGGAGGCCCCGGACGCGGCGCCGGTGGCCGTACCGGCGACGGTGCCGCCGCCCAGGGCCGCGAAGGCGGCTCCGCCGACGGCGAGCAGCAGGACGTTGGACAGGGCGTCGGAGATCTGGAGGGCGGCCGAGTTGGCGCCCGCCTCCTCGGGGGCCGAGAGCTGGAGCAGCAGCACGCTGGTCGAGGCGATCACCAGGCCCATCCCGAAGCAGCCGAACGCCCAGGCGACGGCGACGGTCCACACCGGCACGGCGGGGATCAGCACGCTGGGCGCCGCGGCGACGGCCGCCGCGACCAGCAGCATGCCGAGGAACATCAGCCGTTCCCGGTACGGCTCCACGCGGGGCCGCGCCTGCACCCAGGAGCCCAGGGCCCAGGTCCCGCCGCCGGCCGCGAGCGAGAGCCCGGCGAGCGTCGGCGACAGCCCCCGCTGGGTGACCAGCATCAGCGGCACGAAGGACTCGGCTGCGATGAAGGCACCGGCGGAGACCCCGCGCAGCAGCACCACCGACGGCAGTCCGCGGGCCGCCCGCCAGGTGCCGCGGGGCAGCAGCCCGCGCACGGCCGGGACGATCAGGGCGGCACCGGCCGCGGCGGGTACGAGGGAGAGCGGGCGCAGGTCCTGTGCGGCGTACTGGAGCAGTCCGGCGCCCAGCGCGATCCCGAGGGCGAGCCGGATGCGCCGCCGGTCCAGGGGCGCGCGGTCGGCCGTCCCGGCGGGACCTGAAGTCCGGCGGCGTATCTGCGGCAGCGCGAGCGCGAGCGGAACGCCGACCAGGGCGGGGATCCCGAGGAACACCCAGCGCCAGCCGAGGTGCTCGGTGACCGCGCCCGCGGCGAGCGGGCCGACCACGGAGGGCACCACCCAGGCCGCCGCGAACGCCGCCATGATCGCGGGGCGCAGCCGCTGCGGATAGGCCCGTCCCACGACGACGTAGAGCGCGACGATGACGAGCCCGCCGCCGAGCCCCTGGACGGCCCGCCCGAGGATGAACGTCCACATGCCGCCGGCCGTCCCGGACAGCAGCAGGCCGGCGGCGAACGCGCCGATGCCGGTGGCCAGCGAGGCCAGCGGTCCGTCGCGGTCGGACCACTGCCCGGCGAGCACCATCCCGAACAGGCTCGTCGTGAAGTAGCCGGAGAACGCGAACGCGTACAGGGCGACCCCGCCGAGGTCTCGTGCGGCGACGGGCATCGCCGTCCCCACGGCCGTCGCCTCGAACGCGATCACCAGGACCACCGAGACGATCCCGATGGTGAGCGCGCGGTGGGCACGGCTGAGCACCCCGCCGTCCTCGCCGCCGCTCCCGCCGACGCCCGCGGCCATGCTCCGGGCCGGAGCCGTCGCGGCCTCACCCGCTTCCACTGCTGTCATGCCGGTCAGCGTAAGGTGCGCGGCTTTCCTTGACTCCTGTCGGTGGTCGGTGATCAAGCGGTCCTTTGGACCTAGGCCCACTGCCCGGGGCCGTGGCGCGCCCCCGTTCCCGGCGGGCCGACCGCCTTCCGTGAACGGCGTGTGGCAGTCGCGTTGCGGCCGCCCCGGAACCCTTGAGGCCGCTCCCCCGCGCCGCCTACGGTCGACCCATCAGGTTCGGAACGAGTGAGCCGTGCCGCACCTGAGAACGGCCGTGTGCCCGAGTGGTTCAGGGGCTCGACTGCAAATCGAGTTACGTGGGTTCGAATCCCGCCACGGCCTCCACGCAGGGTCGGCCGTCCCGGTTCGGGGCGGCCGTTCCGCGTTTTCCAGGGGCGCGGGGGCTTGCCGGGGCGCGCTACGCGTACAGCATGCCGACCGAGCGGTCCTCGAATATCTCCGGCCAGTGACGGCGGCCGTCGTCGCCAGGGAGGGCCGGGGTCCGGTCGCAGGCGGCGGGGTCGACCGTGGCGAGGGTCTGGGTCAGGGTGGCGGCGAGCTGTTCGTAGGAGTCGCTGAGGTGGTGGGCCGCGTCGACGGCCTTCTCGCGGTGGAGGAGCCAGAGGGTGAACGCCAGCGTGGAGATGTCCGCGTTGAGCGGGCGCAGCGTGAGGTCCGGCTCGTTCCAGGCGAGTACGGCGCCCGTGGTGCCGTCCAGGACCAGGCTCGTGTCCTCCAGGAGGGGGCCCAGGCGTATGAGACGGTCGGCGGTGGCCGGGAGCAGGCCGGCGGAGAACTCGTCGGGGCGCTCGTCCGCGTAGTACTCGACGAGGGCGGGCAGCGGCACCTCGGTGTCCAGCTGGAAGAGGAAGCCGTCCTCGGGCAGGCCCGACTCCCGCAGGAAGCGGCGGGTCGGCTCGTGGGTCAGGGCGGGCGGGAAGTCGACGTCCTCGAAGCGCATGATCCCGCCCGCGCCGAACTCCTCGTCCAGGAGGCGCTTGGGCAGCCCGAGGACGAGCCCCTCGCCGGGTCCCGCGATCCGGGCGAGCGGGCGGATCAGGGCGGCCATCCGCCAGTACGGCGCCACGTCCGGGCCCGCGGCGTCCTCGAAGACGGCACTGAGCCGGTCCGAGACCTGGGCGACCGCCTTCGGGCCGAACGGGCCGGGAAGGCCCCGGGACAGGGTCAGTTCCTCGGTGGCCGCGGCGAAGCTCAGCAGGGCGTCCAGGGAGGGCGCCAGGGGCGCGAGGTCCAGCCGGGCGGGGTTCGGCAGGACGTACGCCGAGGAGACCTCGCCCGTCGTCCCGTCCAGCAGGATCGACTCCAGGTCGCGGTCGAGGCTGCGCAGCGCCCCTATGACGAGCTGGTCGCGCAGCTCCCCGGCGAGTTTGTCGGCGTCGCCCGCCAGGTCGGCGACCGTGCGCAGTCCGTGCTCCCGCAGGGCTCCGAAGCCGAGCAGCGCGCCGTCGCGGGGCAGTCCGGGGCCGGTGAGCCGGTCCCGGGTGCCCGCGTGCGTGACGAACGGATCCAGCTCGTCGCCGGTCAGTGTGATGACGCCTTTGACATCGGTGTCAGTCGTACTCATGGCTCCCCCGCGCATGTGAACGCTCCGTGCTTCCCCCGAGAGGAACGGCCGGTCGTGCCACGGCAGTTCCCCATCGCTCCAGAACGATACGCCGCCCCACTGACAACGCCGAAGAGGCGCGGGAACAAGCCGCGCACGGAAGGGAGACCGGCGGGGTGCGGGCACCGTCGGGTGAAGCACCGGCGGGGTGCCGGCATCGCCAGGTGAGGCACCGGCAGGGCGCCGGCGCCGTCAGGTGAAGTAGACGCCGCCCAGGACGACGACCACGGCCGCCAGCACGAACACCAGGACCCAGATCAGCAACTTGCCCACGCTGGGCGGGGGTTCGTAGCGCGGCTCCCCGGCCTCGGCGCCGGGTACGGCGGCGTCGAGGCCCTCCCGCGCGGGTTCGCCGGCCACCGGCTCCGGCGCGCTCACGGGGCCGTCACCACAGCCGCCTGGGGGCGGATCGGCAGACGGTTGACCGGCCGGCCGGTGGCCGCCCGGACGGCGGACGCGATGGCCGCGGGCGAGGTCACCACCGGCACCGCGCTGGCCGCCTTGGCACCGAAGGGGGCCACGACGTCACGCTCCTCGACCAGCTTGACGATGTGGATGTCGGGCGCGTCCAGGGCGGTCGGCAGGGCGTAGCCGGTGAGGTCCGGGTGGCGGACCAGGCCGCGGTTGGTCCGCAGGTTCTCGGTCAGCGCGGCGCCCACCCCCTGGGTGACGCCAGCCTCGATGCGGGCTCTGAGCTGGGCCGGGTTGAGGATGCGGCCGACGTCCTGGGCGAGCGCCAGCTCGACGACCCGGACCGAGCCCAGCTCGATGTCGACGTCCACCACGGCGCGCACGGCGCAGAACGCGAGGCCCACGAAGGCGTCGCCCTGGCCGGCCTCGTCCAGCGGTTCGGTCGGGTGCGGGCGGCACTGCGCGGTCGCCCACAGCTCCTTGCCGTCCATGGCCTCGGTGACGGTGGTCGACAGCACCCCGTCGTACGAGGTGATCTTGCCGTCGGTGATCTGGAGCAGCTCGGTGGACATGCCGAACTTGTGCGCCAGGGGCTGGAGCAGCTGCGTACGGACCATCTTGGCCGCGCGCTCCACCGCTCCGCCGGACACCCAGGTGTGCCGGCCGCGGCAGCTCGGGCCGGCCGGGGGCTGGTCGGTGTCGACGGGGGCCACGTGCACCTCGTCGATGCCGAGGGTCTCCTGGACGATCTGCCGGGCCAGCGTGGTGAAGCCCTGGCCGGTCTCCACGGCGGCGCAGAGCACGGTGGCGACGCCGTCGTGGACCTTCACGGTGGCCGTCGAGACCTCGTCGGCGCCCTCGGCGCCGAGCATGTGCACCATGCCGAGTCCGTAGCCGACGCCGCGTCGCACGGCGCCGGGTTCGCCCGCGCCCTCGGGGCCGCCGGGCAGCAGCCACTCGTCCTCGGGCGTGTCCTTGGGCAGGGCGGGCAGCGGGTAGTCGCGTACGGCCTGGAGCAGTTCGGCGACGGGCGCGGGGCAGGTGACCGTCTGGCCGGTCGGCAGGACGTCGCCGGTGGCCATGACGTTGCGCAGGCGCAGTTCGGCGGGGTCGACGCCGAGCTTCTTCGCGAGCTTGTCCATCTGGGCCTCGTAGGCGGCGCAGACCTGGAGGGCGCCCTCGCCGCGCACATGGCCCGAGGGCGGGTTGTTGGTGCGCACGGCCCAGCCCTCGATGAAGGCGTTCGGTACGACGTACGGGCCGCAGGCGAAGGAGACCGCGGCGGCCAGCGACTCGCCCGAGGTGTCGGCGTAGGCGCCCGCGTCGAGCAGGATCTGCGCCTCGACCTTGACGAGGTTGCCCTCGGCGTCGGCGTGGTGGCGGTAGCGCAGCAGGGTCGGGTGGCGGTGGGCGTGACCGAGGAAGGACTCCTCGCGCGTGGCGGTGAGCTTCACCGGGCAGCCGGTCGCCAGGGCGAGGAGGCCGAGCGCGAGCTGGAAGCCCTGGTCCTCGCGGTCGCCGGTGGCTCCGGGGACGCCGGTGACGACGACCTTCACGCGCGCGGGTTCGAGGCCGTAGCAGGCGGCGGCCGCGTCGCGGTCGCTGTGCGGGTCGGTGGAGGCGATGTAGAGCTCGACGCCGCCGTCGGGGCGGGGCACGGCGAGTCCGGCCTCGGCGCCGATGGGGGCGGGGTCCTGGCGGCCGATGCGGTACAGGCCCTCGACGACGACCTCGCCGACCGCGTCCGGGTCGCCGTGGCTCAGCGGGATGTGCCGGATCAGGTTGCCGTCGGGGTGCAGCGCCTCGGCCTCGAAGGCGTGCTCCGGGTCGGTGACCGGTTCGAGGACCTCGTACTCGACGATGACGGCCGCGGCGGCCATCCGCGCGGTGTCCGGGTGGTCGGCGGCGACGGCCGCGATGGGCTCGCCGTGGTGGCGTACGACGTCGGAGGCGAACACCGGGCGGTCGGCCCTGCCGCGGCCGTGCAGCGGGGTGCCGGGCACGTCCTCGTGGGTGATGACGGCGCGCACGCCGGGCATCTCACGCGCGTGGCTGGTGTCGATGGACAGGATGCGGGCGTGCGGGTGGGGCGAGCGCAGGACGGCGGCCCACAGCAGGCCCTCGGCCCACAGGTCGGCGGCGTACGGGAACGTGCCCTCGGTCTTGGCGCGGTCCTCGGCGGCGGGCAGCGACACGCCGAGCCCGTGCGGCAGGGGCTCGGGGCCGGCCTCGGGCGCCGCCGGTGTCGCCGTCGCGGCTTGGTTGGTCACGCCTGGCCTCCGTCCTGGCCGTACGGCTGGTCGTGCTGTGCCGGTACACCGTAGGCGGCGCCGTCCTCGTAGGCGGAGGGGTGGACGCCGCCGGCACCGGGGCCGGCCTGGTGCGGGATGCGGGCCTCGTCCGCCTCGGGGGCGGGCTCGGCCGCGGCGGCGGAGTGCGCCTCGCGTTCGGCGACGACGTCGCGCACGGCGTCCAGGACACCGCGGTAGCCCGAGCAGCGGCACAGGTTGCCGCACAGGGCCTGGCGGGTCTCCAGCTCGGTCGGCGCGGGGTTGCCCTCCAGCAGGTCGTGCAGCGTCATCGCCATGCCGGGGACGCAGAAACCGCACTGCACGGCACCGCACTTGGCCAGCGCGCGCTGGACGTCGGAGAGCTGTCCGTCGGCGGCCAGGCCCTCGACGGTCCGTACCTCGCTGCCGGCCGCGGTGACGCCGGGGACCAGGCAGGACGCCACGAGCCTGCCGTCCACCTGGACGTTGCAGGCGCCGCACTCGCCCTGCGAGCAGCCGTCCTTGGCGCCCGCGAGGCCGAGCCGCTCGCGCAGCACGTAGAGCAGCGACTCGCCGATCCAGGCGTCCGTGACCGGCCGGTCGGCGCCGTTGACGCGCAGGACGTAGGAGGCGAGGGGGTGGTCGTCGGGTCCGGCCGGGGTCAGGAGGTCCGCGTCGGGGCTCTCCTCGCCCGTCTCGGGGGTCTCGTGCGCCGGTTCCGGCTCGGAGACCTCGTGCGTCCCCGCCGTCACCGGATCGGGGCCGGCGTCGGACCCGGATGCCTCGGGAGCGGCCTGTACGGGGTACTGGGCGGCCTGCGCGGCCGTTTCGGCCCCGGGCGGCCCCGCGGATCCCGCGGGAGCCTCAGCGGCCGTTTCGTGGACGTCGGCGGTCCAGGGCTGCCCGATCTCGCCGGCCCAGGGCGCGGCCGCGCCGCCGGGGAGCGTGGCGGGCGGCGTGCCGCCCCACTGCTCGACCAGCGCGGAGGTGGTGAACTCGCCCGATTCGTCCGGGAGATCGCCTCCGGCGACCGGGATCGACCACTGCCCGGTCACGTCGTGCCCGGGGCCCTGCCCCGCGCCGTCGTCGAAGTGCCACTGTCCGGTGGATCCGGGCTGGTAGGTGAACCGGTCGTCGTGGGCGCCCGTCCCCTGACGGCCGTGGTCGTCCTCCGGCCAGCGGCCGGTGCCGCCCTGGCCGGCCCAGGTGCCGCCCTGGGCCGGTTCGGCCGACTCGGGCGGGGCGGGGGTCACGGTGATCTGCGGGGGCACGTAGCCGTGTCCGGGGGCGGCCAGGGGCTCCCGGGCGGCGAGGAGGGCCTCGATGCCTCCCTCGGGCAGCTTGACGAAGGCGGTGGCCCCGTCGTCGTAGTCGCCCTGGGGCAGCGGGTCCCAGCGGCCGCCGCTGCGCGCGGCGCCCTCTTCGTGCTGGTCGTCGGTCACGACAGTGCCCTTCCAAGTGCTCGTCGGGCCAGCGCGGCGACGGTGCGCCGCAAATGCAGTACGGCGGGCGGAAGCGGTGTCAGGGTTCCGTCCTCGGCGGGGACGGGGTCCGGGATGCAGGCCGCGGCCACGTACTCGCCGAAGGCGGCCAGCGCCTCCGGGACGATGGCGCGGTTGTTGTCCCAGTCGATCAGCTGGGCCACCCACGCCTCGGCGTCCAGGGGGCGCAGCGGCATCGGCGCTATGGCGCCCACGGCGCAGCGCACACCGCGCCTGGCCGGGTCGAGGACGACCGCGACGGAGGCGATGGCGCGTCCGGGTCCGGTGCGGCCGGTGGCCTTCAGGAAGACCTGCGGGGCGTGCAGCAGCGGGACGCGCACGTAGCCGATGAGCTCGCCGCCGCGGAGCATGTCCACACCGGCGAGCAGGTGCGACACGGGGATCTCGCGGCGGGCTCCGTCGGGCCCCGCGATGATCAGCGTGGCTTCCAGGGCGGCCAGTACGGGCAGCGCGTCCCCCGTGGGGGCGGCCGAGGCGATGTTGCCGCCGAGGGTGCCGGCGTTGCGGATCTGCGGCGGTCCCGCCGCCCGGGCGGCGGCCGCGAGCGCCGGGATGAGCGCGGCGAAGTCGGGGCGGCCCATGCGGGCGTGCGTGAGGCCGGCGCCGAGCAGGGCGTGGCCGTCCTGGTACTGCCAGCCCCGGATCTCGGTGATCCGGCCGAGGCCGACGAGCGCGGCCGGCCTGAGCTGTCCGGCGTTCACCGCGGCCATCAGATCCGTGCCGCCCGCGACCGGAACGGCCGTGGGCATGGCGGACAGCGCCGCCACCGCCTCGTCGAGCGAGACGGGCAGCGTCACGGCCTGCGCCGTCTGCGGTGCGTGCGTGGTCAAACCGGTTGCCCCTTCCCGCTGCCCCACCTGGTCCCACCTGTGCTGCCGTACGGTACGTGCTGACAGGGCGGACGTGGCAACTCTGGCACATCTTCCCGGCCCCTCGACGCGGGGGTCCGCTAGGAGGCATTCGCCCGTCTCACCAGGGATGTGGGCGGTTTTCGCACGGCATCGCCGACGGAAGCCCATTGTCACTCTTCGGTGACCCTTGGGGGCCTTTTTCCTTGTGGTGCAACGACTCCGGGGCGCCCGCACCGGGGCCGGGGGACCGTGAGCGGTCTCACACGTTCGGGGGCGCCCCCTCGATCGGGCGTCCGAGCACGCCGGGCCGCCGCTGCCAGGGCCTGGGACCCGAGGGCGCCCGGTAGGCCACACCGAGGGCGTCGAGCCGCCCGTAGTGGGCGTCCATCCGCCGCTCGAAGCCGGCGAAGTCCCGGTCCGCGGGGGCGGGCAGACGGCTCCAGGCGACCTCGGCGAAGGCGGCGAGCCTCGGGAACGCCTGGTAGTCCACGCGCGCGTGGTCCTCCATCACCTCGGTCCACACGTTGGCCTGCGTGCCCAGCACGTGCCGTGCCTCGGCCTCGGTGAGCTGCGGCGGAACCGGCTCGAAGCGGTAGACGTCCTCAAGGGTGCGCACGTACGCGATCGGCACCGGTTCGTCCTCGCCCGCGGCCTGACGGTAGTCCAGGTACACATGCTGCTCGGGGCACATGACGACGTCGTGGCCCGCGCGCGCGGCCGTGACACCGCCCTGGTAGCCGCGCCACGACGACACCGCGGCGCCCGGCGCGAGCCCGCCCTCCAGGATCTCGTCCCAGCCGATCAGCCGACGTCCGCGCGCGGACAGCCAGTTGTCGAAGTGCCGGATGAACCAGGCCTGGAGTCCGTCCTCGTCGGCGAGCCCGAGTTCCCTGATGCGCGCCTGGGCCGTGGCCGACTCCCTCCACTGGTCCTTGGCGCACTCGTCGCCGCCGATGTGGAAGAAGCCGGAGAACTCCGGGAAACGGTCGGGATCCGCCGGGAACAGGTCGAGGAGTTCCTCGAAGACCCCCTCGTAGAAGCGCAGGGTGTTGTCGGTGGGGGCGAGTACGTTCTTGGAGACGCCCCAGTTGTCCCAGACGGTCAGGGAGGTCGTGTCGATGACGTCGGTGTTGCCCAGTTCCGGATACGCCGCGATGGCGGCCTGCGAGTGCCCGGGGATGTCGATTTCGGGGACGACGGCGATATGCCGTTCGGCCGCGTAGGCGACGATCTCCCGGATGTCGTCCTGGGTGTAGAAGCCGCCGTGCGGCTTCTCGTCCCACAGCGGCGAGGCCCGGTGACCGAATTTGGTGCGCGCCCGCCAGGACCCGATCTCCGTCAGCTTCGGGTAGCGATTGATCTGGACACGCCATCCCTGATCGTCGGTGAGATGGAAGTGGAAGACGTTGAGTTTGTGCGCGGCGAGCAGATCGAGGTAGCGCAGGACGCCTTCCTTGGGCATGAAGTGCCGGGAGACATCGAGCATGAGGCCGCGCCAGCGGAATCGGGGCGCGTCCTCGATGGTGCCGTACTCGATTTCGTGCCCCGCCCCCGGACGGACCGGGGCGCGGCGGAATGCGTCGGGGCCGAGCAGTTGACGCAGTGTCTGGGCGCCCCAGAAGACCCCGGCCGCGTCGCCGCCGCGGATCTCGACGCCGTGGTCGCCGACTTCGAGCCGGTAGCCCTCAGGACCCCGGGTGTCGTCGAGGAGCAGGCGTACGGCACGCGGGGCGTCCTGCGGCCCAGGTCGCAGCGGTAGTCCGAGCGCGGCGCCGAGCGTCGCGCCGAGCCAGCGGGCGGTGCCGTCCGTGCCGGGCGCGGCCCACAGGACGGTGTCCGCGTCCAGCGTGAACCGCCCCCGCGCGGTGCCTTCGACGGCGAGGGGGGCGGGAATCAGGCCCGTGTCCATCATGTCCATCCGTCCTTCAGTCCTTTACCGCCGCCGGGTCCGGAGACGAGTCGCTGGGGTTCGCGTACGGGGAGGACCGGCATGTGAATCGCCGTCACCCGGGAGCCGGCCGGTCCCTTTCCTCTCGGTGTTCCCCGGCGTGGCGGCTCCGGGGAACACCGAGAGGAAAGGGACCGGCCGGGGATATCGCGCGCCGCCCGCTCCGCCGGGTTCACGGACGCCTTCCGCGCGCCCGCGACGGCCTCGGCCGGACGGCCGGGAACGTGATCGGTGAGGCCGCCCGGAATCGGGACCGGAATCGCCGGCGTGCCCTCGCCCGGAGATATCCGGTGAGTGCGACGAGGACCACGGCGGGGCCCACCCCGAGAAGGTGTCCGAAGAACTGGCGGACGAATTCCCGCCGCCGCGGGAGGCCCGGGAATGCCCCGCGGACGGGCCACCGCCTCCGCCCACATCCGGGGCGCGGCGGCCCGAACGGGCGCGGCTTCGCACAGCCTGGGGGACGTCACCGTTCGGGGCGCGGCGGTTCGGGGGCGCTGGGATGCATCGGTGTCCTCCAGGCAGGGCGCGTTGCGGAGTGCGCAATGGCGGTTTCGCATCGCACAACACCCTGGAGGCTAAGGACTGCGCGAGCCCGCCCACAAGAGGTCTACACCAGTCTGTGATCACGGAACGCCGCGAGGAACGGCCCCGCGCCCGCAGCCACCCGCACACGGACGCGGACCCCAACCCGGACCGGACCCACACGCCGACCCGGACCCCTACCCAGACCGGGACCCACACGCCGACCTCGACCCCGACCCGGTCCCGGACCCACACGCCGACCCCGACCCCGACCCGGTCCCGGACCCACACGCCGGCCCGCACCCGCACGCGACGAAGCCGCGGCGCCCCCCGTCGGGGGTGTCGCGGCCGTGGTCGGTCGAAGCGGGGTTCAGCGCCCGGAAGCCGGCGTCACTTCTTGTCGCCGCCCTTGCCCTGGTCGCCACCGGCGCCCATGGACTCGAAGATCTCCTTGCACATGGGACACACCGGATACTTCTTCGGGTCACGGCCCGGCACCCACACCTTGCCGCACAGCGCCACCACGGGCGTGCCGTCCAGCGCGCTCGCCATGATCTTGTCCTTCTGGACGTAATGGGCGAAGCGCTCGTGGTCCCCGTCGCCGTGCGACACCTGCGGCGTCGGCTCTACGAGGGTCCCCGTCCCCGTGCCTCGCTGGGGCTGGGTCTCAGGCTCAAGAGTGCTCATGAACCCAAGGGTACTGGGGCTCGGACGCATCAGTTGAGGGAAGGGTCGCGCGCTTCGGGCGGAGGGCGCGGGCGCCGGTGCGGCGGTCAGTTGAGGGAGGGGTCGTCCGGGTACGTCGCCACCATCGCCAGCTCGCTGCGCTGGCGGCGCAGGACCTCGCGCCACAGGCGTTCCGGCGCCGGGGAGGAGACGTCACCCGGTTCGGACTCGACGACGTACCAGGCGCCGTCGACCAGTTCGTTCTCCAGCTGGCCGGGTCCCCAGCCCGCGTACCCGGCGAAGATGCGCAGGGAGCCGAGGGCGGAGGCGAGGAGCTCGGGCGGCGCCTCCAGGTCCACCAGACCGATCGCGCCGTGCACCCGCCGCCAGCCGAGCGGCGCGCGCTCCCCCGCCATGCCGCCCGGGATGACCGCCACCCCCAGCGCGGAGTCCAGCGACACGGGACCGCCCTGGAAGACGACGCCCGGCTCGCCGGCCAGACCGGCCCAGTTCTCCAGGATGTCGCCGACGCCGACCGGGGTCGGGCGATTGAGGACGACACCGAGGGAGCCCTCCTCGTCGTGGTCGAGGAGCAGCACCACCGCACGGTCGAAGTTCGGGTC
Proteins encoded:
- a CDS encoding DEAD/DEAH box helicase produces the protein MTTTAASTSSHTHHLSPAFPGRAPWGTANKLRAWQQGAMERYIQEQPRDFLAVATPGAGKTTFALTLASWLLHHHVVQQVTVVAPTEHLKKQWAEAAARIGIKLDPEYSAGPLSKEYQGVAVTYAGVGVRPMLHRNRSEQRKTLVILDEIHHAGDSKSWGEACLEAFEPATRRLALTGTPFRSDTNPIPFVTYEEGNDGIRRSSADYTYGYGNALADHVVRPVIFLSYSGNMRWRTKAGDEIAARLGEPMTKDAVSQAWRTALDPRGEWMPSVLRAADQRLTEVRKGIPDAGALVIASDQESARAYAKLIREITGTRATLVLSDDTGASQRIDDFSASDDRWMVAVRMVSEGVDVPRLAVGVYATTISTPLFFAQAVGRFVRSRRRGETASVFLPTVPDLLTFANEMEVERDHALDKPKKQGEEDPYAESEKEMEEANKEQDEDTGEQEQFSFEALESEAVFDRVLYDGAEFGMQAHPGSAEEQDYLGIPGLLEPDQVQLLLQKRQARQIAHSRKKPDTEADLLELPAERRPVVSHKEMLELRKQLNTMVGAYVHQSGKPHGVIHTELRRVCGGPPSAEATAGQLRQRIAKVQEWATRMR
- a CDS encoding MFS transporter produces the protein MAAGVGGSGGEDGGVLSRAHRALTIGIVSVVLVIAFEATAVGTAMPVAARDLGGVALYAFAFSGYFTTSLFGMVLAGQWSDRDGPLASLATGIGAFAAGLLLSGTAGGMWTFILGRAVQGLGGGLVIVALYVVVGRAYPQRLRPAIMAAFAAAWVVPSVVGPLAAGAVTEHLGWRWVFLGIPALVGVPLALALPQIRRRTSGPAGTADRAPLDRRRIRLALGIALGAGLLQYAAQDLRPLSLVPAAAGAALIVPAVRGLLPRGTWRAARGLPSVVLLRGVSAGAFIAAESFVPLMLVTQRGLSPTLAGLSLAAGGGTWALGSWVQARPRVEPYRERLMFLGMLLVAAAVAAAPSVLIPAVPVWTVAVAWAFGCFGMGLVIASTSVLLLQLSAPEEAGANSAALQISDALSNVLLLAVGGAAFAALGGGTVAGTATGAASGASASHPAAFAAVFLPMAGVALLGAWVTTRLREPAGTG
- a CDS encoding SUKH-4 family immunity protein yields the protein MSTTDTDVKGVITLTGDELDPFVTHAGTRDRLTGPGLPRDGALLGFGALREHGLRTVADLAGDADKLAGELRDQLVIGALRSLDRDLESILLDGTTGEVSSAYVLPNPARLDLAPLAPSLDALLSFAAATEELTLSRGLPGPFGPKAVAQVSDRLSAVFEDAAGPDVAPYWRMAALIRPLARIAGPGEGLVLGLPKRLLDEEFGAGGIMRFEDVDFPPALTHEPTRRFLRESGLPEDGFLFQLDTEVPLPALVEYYADERPDEFSAGLLPATADRLIRLGPLLEDTSLVLDGTTGAVLAWNEPDLTLRPLNADISTLAFTLWLLHREKAVDAAHHLSDSYEQLAATLTQTLATVDPAACDRTPALPGDDGRRHWPEIFEDRSVGMLYA
- a CDS encoding molybdopterin cofactor-binding domain-containing protein; the encoded protein is MTNQAATATPAAPEAGPEPLPHGLGVSLPAAEDRAKTEGTFPYAADLWAEGLLWAAVLRSPHPHARILSIDTSHAREMPGVRAVITHEDVPGTPLHGRGRADRPVFASDVVRHHGEPIAAVAADHPDTARMAAAAVIVEYEVLEPVTDPEHAFEAEALHPDGNLIRHIPLSHGDPDAVGEVVVEGLYRIGRQDPAPIGAEAGLAVPRPDGGVELYIASTDPHSDRDAAAACYGLEPARVKVVVTGVPGATGDREDQGFQLALGLLALATGCPVKLTATREESFLGHAHRHPTLLRYRHHADAEGNLVKVEAQILLDAGAYADTSGESLAAAVSFACGPYVVPNAFIEGWAVRTNNPPSGHVRGEGALQVCAAYEAQMDKLAKKLGVDPAELRLRNVMATGDVLPTGQTVTCPAPVAELLQAVRDYPLPALPKDTPEDEWLLPGGPEGAGEPGAVRRGVGYGLGMVHMLGAEGADEVSTATVKVHDGVATVLCAAVETGQGFTTLARQIVQETLGIDEVHVAPVDTDQPPAGPSCRGRHTWVSGGAVERAAKMVRTQLLQPLAHKFGMSTELLQITDGKITSYDGVLSTTVTEAMDGKELWATAQCRPHPTEPLDEAGQGDAFVGLAFCAVRAVVDVDIELGSVRVVELALAQDVGRILNPAQLRARIEAGVTQGVGAALTENLRTNRGLVRHPDLTGYALPTALDAPDIHIVKLVEERDVVAPFGAKAASAVPVVTSPAAIASAVRAATGRPVNRLPIRPQAAVVTAP